One Paroedura picta isolate Pp20150507F chromosome 3, Ppicta_v3.0, whole genome shotgun sequence genomic window carries:
- the APOF gene encoding apolipoprotein F isoform X2 has product MYQPLIAFILGALLLPQGLDGHSRYPANPPGSTSRTNWSPAISRDAPGPSLLSSKSFPQKGVFCADLMPDALENFAAIPQLSQIFIQTALALALQGGGCTQHADILVRHLRKELGEADANILLAVMTRSLGTNSGQSKSSAALEFNLDQLAHMQVEQCRGLRPIEGFVLHGKVHGDYRGFLAASAACHLQKKRCAGVASNGTGFYQVVERDGSYFLPHHGARSWLHRCQMVARSRRSAPENCAGEKEQKVHAVVEWIPLVSTYYNFGTSIYYATQNCTSLAKERALEGAMDLGYDLVAAMTGGASSILISAGLKPVVKAGVRTSISYFYPEEELAPIPTNYSGPVNII; this is encoded by the coding sequence ATGTACCAGCCACTGATTGCCTTTATTTTGGGGGCGCTTCTGCTGCCTCAAGGATTGGATGGGCACTCACGGTACCCGGCTAACCCACCAGGAAGCACTTCCAGGACTAACTGGTCCCCAGCTATCTCCAGGGATGCCCCAGGCCCTTCACTACTAAGTTCCAAATCCTTCCCCCAAAAGGGTGTTTTCTGTGCGGACCTGATGCCTGATGCCCTGGAAAATTTTGCTGCCATACCCCAGCTGTCCCAGATCTTCATTCAAACTGCCCTGGCACTAGCTCTACAAGGCGGAGGCTGCACTCAGCATGCAGATATCTTGGTGCGGCATCTCCGTAAGGAGCTGGGGGAAGCAGATGCAAATATTCTGTTGGCTGTGATGACAAGATCTCTGGGAACAAATTCTGGTCAGAGCAAAAGCAGTGCTGCCCTGGAGTTCAACCTGGACCAGCTGGCACATATGCAAGTGGAGCAATGCAGAGGTCTGAGGCCCATTGAAGGGTTTGTCCTGCACGGCAAGGTGCACGGTGACTACAGAGGGTTTTTGGCAGCTTCTGCAGCTTGTCATCTGCAAAAAAAACGATGTGCCGGTGTGGCCTCCAATGGTACAGGTTTCTATCAAGTGGTGGAGCGAGATGGCAGCTACTTCCTTCCACACCATGGTGCCCGTTCCTGGCTACATCGTTGTCAGATGGTGGCAAGAAGCAGACGTTCTGCCCCAGAGAACTGTGCTGGTGAGAAGGAACAAAAGGTACATGCTGTTGTGGAATGGATACCTTTGGTCAGCACCTATTACAACTTTGGTACCAGCATCTACTATGCGACCCAGAACTGCACCAGTCTGGCCAAGGAACGTGCTCTGGAGGGTGCTATGGATCTGGGCTATGATCTAGTGGCAGCTATGACAGGAGGGGCAAGTAGTATTCTTATTTCCGCAGGGCTAAAGCCTGTGGTAAAAGCTGGTGTGCGTACCTCTATCAGCTATTTCTATCCAGAAGAAGAGCTTGCGCCCATCCCAACCAACTACTCTGGCCCAGTAAATATCATCTAG